In Acidisarcina polymorpha, the DNA window CGCCGCGCTAGATTCAGCTGTTGCTGGGCGAGCGTCAGAAATCCGCGTCGATTGGACAATTCCGTCAACTCGTCGATCAGCGACAAATTGCGCAGTTCGTCTCTGGCCTGATTTCGCAGGGTGAGATCGGTCGCTACGGCGCACACTCCGGACGAACCATGGGTATACATCGGACTGAGCGAGAGTTGCACCGGTTCGATGGAGCCATCCTGACAACAGAAGGTCGTATCCATGGAGCAACTCTCCCTCCTGGCCCGCTCAACAAGCAGAGCTATTTGTTCTCTGTCCTGGGAGGCGATGAAGCCAAATAAGGAATTGCCCATCACCCTCTCCAGGGGAGCCTTCAACATGGCAGACAGGCGGCCATTGCAGTAAAGCACAATCCCCTCCTCCTTCAGGATTGCGGCACCTTCGTTCATTGCTTCCACCAGGATGCGATGTGCAGACTCGATGCCGTCCAGCGTAAGCACGTGCTCTTTATGCTCTCCGATCACAAACAACGCATCGACTTGGCCACAATGAATTGCTCGCAAGGTTTCTTCCAGTTCCAACAGGCGGGCGCGCAATGTCTTGTTCTCTTCGATGAGCGCTCGTCGTGTGCTGGCTTCCGATTGCGTCTTCATCTCCGCCTTTCCTCCCTACGTCTAGGGTGAGGTGCGTTGACTTCCCACGACGACGAAAGCCGCACCATCGGGTTTTGACTTGGTGCCCGCTGGATTCTAGCCGGGTCCTAATCGAGACCCACTTCATCTCGCCCGAGGCGTCCGCCGGTCAATCCCCTTGTCTTGAACGGCAAAATTCACGTTGGATGGACCAGCAAATCGAGGGCAATCAGAATACGTTCAGCGTTCGAGAAGTCCCCCACAAGCCGCCGCAGCGGCTTGGGGTAATGCCTCACTAAGGTTGGAACAGCGATGATCTGTTCATCCCGCGCCAGCACCGGTCGCTGGTAAATGTCGACGACCTCCAGCCGGTATTTGCCAGCTAGATGGTCGTCGCAGAGTCTACGAGCGTCTATGATTGCCCGCGTAGACTGGGCCGTGCCTCCAGCCACATATAAGCGCAAGAGGTAGGGCCGGTTTTTTTCATCGAGGGCTTTCGGCAAGGGAGTTGACTCGGCAATAGGGTTCTTGCGCGCGGACATGGGCTACGCTCCTTTGTTTTGCTTCGTCTTCGGATTGGGTTCGTCATCCGCCGAGGCATCGGCCCGACGCGCTTGTGCCATTTCCAAGCGGTTGGCGAGAAGCATCTTGTTCTTAGCTCCATTCTGAGCGCCCAGCTGGGCTCGTCCGCGCACCGCGATCTTCAGTTCCAACGCCAACGACTTCGACTTCGCCTGCAACGACTGAATGGACCTATCCATCTCATGCCTGCGACGCGCGAACTCTTCCTCGTCCAACAGCAGGTCCGCCGCCTCCCGGGCTTCCTGTGCCAGCCGGGCAGCGCCAGTGAGCACTCCTCCAGGTCCCACATACACGTCCACCAACTCGATGCCGTGATCGCTCAACTGAAATTCGCGGACTTGATTGGAGTGGGCCATGCCGCGTGATTTGAGGACGTAAAGCACGCGGTTGCGTTCCCCGCCAGATTCCACGTTCCTCACCAGGATCCAAGTGTCCATCAGTGACGAAATACCGGCGTCGGTGGTCTCTTCATCTTTGCCGCCACGGGTAAGACTGGTGAACAGGGTGGTAATCTGCTTGGCTTTAAAAAAATCGATCAGCCTGGTCAACAGCGAGCTTGCCTCGTCTGCAGTTCCGCCGGACTCGAGGTTGGTGACCGGATCGATGACCACTACGCTTGGTTTGAACTCTCCGGCGATACGGTGCATCGTCACAAGATGGGTCTCCAACCCACAGAGCGTCGGCCGAGCGGCGTGGAAGAGCAGAAGCCCGCACCGGATCCAGGGTTCAAGGTCCAGACCTAGCGAGCGCATGTTGCGGATGTATTGGCTAGGCGATTCTTCGAAAAGAAAGATGAGGCAACGTTGACCGGCTGCGCACACTGAATTCGCCAAATGCGCCGCAATACTCGTCTTGCCGGTGCCGGAGCCGCCCGAGATCAAGATGCTGCTGCCCCGGTGGTACC includes these proteins:
- a CDS encoding circadian clock KaiB family protein translates to MSARKNPIAESTPLPKALDEKNRPYLLRLYVAGGTAQSTRAIIDARRLCDDHLAGKYRLEVVDIYQRPVLARDEQIIAVPTLVRHYPKPLRRLVGDFSNAERILIALDLLVHPT
- a CDS encoding GGDEF domain-containing protein encodes the protein MKTQSEASTRRALIEENKTLRARLLELEETLRAIHCGQVDALFVIGEHKEHVLTLDGIESAHRILVEAMNEGAAILKEEGIVLYCNGRLSAMLKAPLERVMGNSLFGFIASQDREQIALLVERARRESCSMDTTFCCQDGSIEPVQLSLSPMYTHGSSGVCAVATDLTLRNQARDELRNLSLIDELTELSNRRGFLTLAQQQLNLARRLNTEALLVFADMDGFKAINDSLGHSAGDQALIDIANVLRQTYRESDVIARLGGDEFAVLAMSTSEVNHAAIVERLQAKLDACNRGMERQYQLSMSIGVVGCGPCDPSSIGDLLALADAAMYVQKRSKGRSDHRDSSHDRTELLVRAPSPAL
- the kaiC gene encoding circadian clock protein KaiC, giving the protein MRKRPPARPTYARLILPKAPTGIHGLDEILEGGLPRQRSTLVCGAAGSGKTLLAAEFLVRGAMEFDEPGVLIAFEETREDLTQNLASLGFPLAQLVTAKKMVLDYVHFERSEMLETGAYSLEGLFVRLEYAIDSIGAKRVAMDSLEVLFASLSDAALLRSELRRLFCWLHAKGVTSVITAERGEGTLTRHGLEEYVSDCVILLDNRVNNQFATRRLRIVKYRGSRHGMDEYPFIVGDHGISVLPITSVGLNHLTPAGRVLSGIQRLDAMLGGRGYHRGSSILISGGSGTGKTSIAAHLANSVCAAGQRCLIFLFEESPSQYIRNMRSLGLDLEPWIRCGLLLFHAARPTLCGLETHLVTMHRIAGEFKPSVVVIDPVTNLESGGTADEASSLLTRLIDFFKAKQITTLFTSLTRGGKDEETTDAGISSLMDTWILVRNVESGGERNRVLYVLKSRGMAHSNQVREFQLSDHGIELVDVYVGPGGVLTGAARLAQEAREAADLLLDEEEFARRRHEMDRSIQSLQAKSKSLALELKIAVRGRAQLGAQNGAKNKMLLANRLEMAQARRADASADDEPNPKTKQNKGA